A stretch of Saccharothrix texasensis DNA encodes these proteins:
- a CDS encoding ROK family transcriptional regulator — MAPKRTTVRDLRRQNRSTLLSTLFFDGPLSRFELSRLSGLSAATVSNVTGELVDDGLVVEAGSVDSDGGRPRVLLRVNPAFAHVVGVDVGETGIKVELFDLALTQVAALDHALSPSSPAAVASLIASSVRDVVAAAGVPASTVLGVGIGVPGTVEQGPTAVVHAPTIGWDGVRLEELVAAASESAWPLYVENGAKTQGQAEMWFGAGQGAKHVVIALIGSGVGAAVVTDGGVYRGATSSAGEWGHTTIVYGGRPCRCGALGCLEAYVGAEGILDRYRKARGRELPDGDEQSTVAALIDAASRSKTAARVLDETAGYLGAGIANLVNLFNPERIVLGGWAGLALGSHQLDRIVAATRAHALRHPYEQISIELGRLGPDAVAVGAATLPVAALLDRAADPRKPAAPDLAVDFGLPDRRTRAF, encoded by the coding sequence GTGGCACCGAAGCGCACCACCGTCCGCGACCTGCGTCGGCAGAACCGCTCGACCCTCCTGTCGACGCTGTTCTTCGACGGGCCTCTGAGCAGGTTCGAGCTGTCCCGGCTGTCCGGGCTGTCGGCGGCGACGGTGTCCAACGTGACCGGCGAGCTGGTCGACGACGGGCTCGTGGTCGAAGCCGGCTCGGTGGACTCGGACGGTGGCCGGCCGCGCGTGCTGCTGCGCGTCAACCCCGCGTTCGCGCACGTCGTCGGGGTCGACGTCGGCGAGACCGGGATCAAGGTCGAGCTGTTCGACCTGGCGCTGACCCAGGTGGCCGCCCTCGACCACGCCCTGTCGCCGTCCTCGCCCGCGGCCGTCGCGTCGTTGATCGCGTCGTCGGTCCGGGACGTGGTCGCCGCGGCGGGCGTGCCGGCGTCGACCGTGCTCGGGGTCGGGATCGGTGTTCCGGGCACGGTGGAGCAGGGCCCCACGGCGGTCGTGCACGCGCCCACCATCGGCTGGGACGGCGTGCGGCTCGAGGAGCTGGTCGCCGCCGCGTCGGAGTCCGCCTGGCCGCTGTACGTGGAGAACGGGGCGAAGACGCAGGGGCAGGCCGAGATGTGGTTCGGCGCGGGACAGGGCGCCAAGCACGTCGTCATAGCCCTCATCGGCTCCGGCGTCGGCGCGGCCGTCGTCACCGACGGCGGGGTGTACCGGGGCGCCACCAGCTCGGCCGGCGAGTGGGGGCACACGACCATCGTCTACGGCGGCCGGCCGTGCCGGTGCGGGGCTCTGGGCTGCCTGGAGGCCTACGTGGGGGCCGAGGGCATCCTCGACCGGTACCGCAAGGCGCGCGGGCGCGAGCTGCCGGACGGCGACGAGCAGTCGACCGTGGCGGCCCTGATCGACGCCGCGTCCCGCTCGAAGACCGCGGCCCGCGTGCTCGACGAGACCGCCGGCTACCTGGGCGCGGGCATCGCGAACCTGGTGAACCTGTTCAACCCCGAGCGCATCGTGCTCGGCGGGTGGGCGGGCCTGGCCCTCGGCTCCCACCAGCTGGACCGGATCGTCGCCGCCACCCGCGCCCACGCCCTGCGCCACCCGTACGAGCAGATCTCGATCGAACTGGGCAGGCTGGGCCCGGACGCCGTCGCCGTGGGCGCCGCCACCCTGCCCGTCGCCGCCCTCCTGGACCGCGCCGCCGACCCGCGCAAGCCGGCCGCGCCCGACCTGGCGGTCGACTTCGGCCTGCCCGACCGCCGCACCCGCGCCTTCTGA
- a CDS encoding ABC transporter permease, whose amino-acid sequence MSYLLKRIAFYLFTAWAAITINFFIPRVIPGDPVQALITRSRGQMTSEAVQSLYVLFGLDKDASLVEQYFTYLGQLLSGDLGLSFTYFPSPVSQVLGDGLPWTLGLVGITTVLGFLIGTALGTGIGWRRGSWADALIPVTTFVSSIPYFWLGLIAIALLTGPDSFFPASGAYDNGLVPNPDLQFIGSVLRHGILPAFTILISSMAGWILSMRNMMVTVASEDYVTVAHAKGLSDRRVMVSYAARNALLPNVSGFALSLGFIVGGTLLVEIVFSYPGLGLQLFQAVGAKDYPLMQGIFLIITLSVLLANFLADVAYLALDPRTRREG is encoded by the coding sequence GTGAGCTACCTCCTCAAGCGGATCGCGTTCTACCTGTTCACCGCGTGGGCCGCGATCACCATCAACTTCTTCATCCCGCGCGTCATCCCCGGCGACCCGGTGCAGGCGCTGATCACCCGGTCGCGCGGCCAGATGACCAGCGAGGCCGTGCAGTCGCTGTACGTGCTGTTCGGGCTCGACAAGGACGCGAGCCTGGTCGAGCAGTACTTCACCTACCTGGGCCAGCTGCTCAGCGGCGACCTCGGCCTGTCGTTCACCTACTTCCCGTCACCGGTGTCGCAGGTGCTCGGCGACGGCCTGCCGTGGACGCTGGGCCTGGTCGGCATCACCACCGTCCTGGGGTTCCTCATCGGCACGGCCCTGGGCACGGGCATCGGCTGGCGGCGCGGCTCGTGGGCCGACGCGCTCATCCCGGTGACCACGTTCGTGTCGTCCATCCCGTACTTCTGGCTCGGCCTGATCGCCATCGCGCTGCTGACCGGCCCGGACAGCTTCTTCCCGGCCTCCGGCGCCTACGACAACGGCCTGGTGCCCAACCCGGACCTGCAGTTCATCGGCAGCGTGCTGCGGCACGGCATCCTGCCCGCCTTCACCATCCTGATCTCGTCCATGGCGGGCTGGATCCTGTCCATGCGCAACATGATGGTGACGGTGGCCTCCGAGGACTACGTGACCGTCGCGCACGCCAAGGGCCTGTCCGACCGGCGCGTGATGGTGTCCTACGCGGCGCGCAACGCGCTGCTGCCCAACGTCTCCGGTTTCGCGCTGTCGCTCGGCTTCATCGTCGGCGGCACGCTGCTGGTGGAGATCGTGTTCTCCTACCCGGGTCTCGGCTTGCAGCTGTTCCAGGCCGTCGGCGCCAAGGACTACCCGCTCATGCAGGGGATCTTCCTGATCATCACGCTGTCCGTGCTGCTGGCGAACTTCCTCGCCGACGTGGCCTACCTCGCGCTCGACCCGCGCACCCGACGGGAGGGCTGA
- a CDS encoding ABC transporter ATP-binding protein has translation MTTSTPPSASGTTEVVLEADGLTKHFPVRKRGRELLSRTARSVRAVEDVTLRLHRGRVTALVGESGSGKSTVARLLAQLYPQTAGSIRLRGEPVDAKGGRRFRAYSKRVQMIFQDPFASLNPVHTVRYHLTRALKIHGNAGKTPQELEEALAHLLTRVQLTPPERYVDKFPHELSGGQRQRVAIARALGADPEVLLADEPVSMLDVSIRLGVLNLLRDLKERLHLAILYITHDIASARYFADETFVMYAGRVVEGGDSETVTQRPAHPYTQLLIDSAPDPDRPAAQEKDGGTGEPPSLINPPTGCRFNPRCPYAMEVCARKVPPRFAIGDGDGHFAACWLYDAGLSDADKVKLRPVEGVS, from the coding sequence ATGACGACGAGCACTCCACCGTCGGCCTCCGGGACCACTGAAGTGGTCCTGGAGGCCGACGGCCTGACCAAGCACTTCCCGGTCCGCAAGCGCGGGCGAGAGCTGCTGTCCCGGACCGCGCGCTCGGTGCGCGCGGTCGAGGACGTGACGCTCAGGCTGCACCGCGGCCGGGTCACCGCGCTGGTCGGCGAGTCCGGTTCGGGCAAGTCGACGGTGGCCCGCCTGCTGGCGCAGCTCTACCCCCAGACCGCCGGCTCGATCCGGCTGCGCGGCGAGCCGGTCGACGCCAAGGGCGGCAGGCGCTTCCGGGCGTACAGCAAGCGCGTCCAGATGATCTTCCAGGACCCGTTCGCCTCGCTGAACCCCGTGCACACCGTGCGCTACCACCTCACCCGCGCGCTGAAGATCCACGGCAACGCGGGCAAGACGCCGCAGGAGCTGGAGGAGGCGCTGGCCCACCTGCTCACCCGCGTGCAGCTCACCCCGCCCGAGCGGTACGTGGACAAGTTCCCGCACGAGCTGTCCGGCGGCCAGCGCCAGCGCGTGGCCATCGCGCGCGCCCTCGGCGCCGACCCCGAGGTGCTGCTGGCCGACGAGCCCGTGTCGATGCTGGACGTCTCCATCCGGCTCGGCGTGCTGAACCTGTTGCGCGACCTCAAGGAACGCCTGCACCTCGCGATCCTCTACATCACCCACGACATCGCGTCGGCCCGCTACTTCGCCGACGAGACGTTCGTGATGTACGCCGGGCGGGTGGTCGAGGGCGGCGACAGCGAGACCGTCACCCAACGGCCCGCGCACCCGTACACCCAACTCCTGATCGACTCCGCGCCGGACCCCGACCGGCCCGCCGCTCAGGAGAAGGACGGCGGCACGGGCGAGCCGCCGTCGCTGATCAACCCGCCGACGGGCTGCCGGTTCAACCCGCGGTGCCCGTACGCGATGGAGGTCTGCGCGCGGAAGGTGCCGCCGCGGTTCGCCATCGGCGACGGCGACGGGCACTTCGCGGCGTGCTGGCTCTACGACGCCGGCCTGTCGGACGCGGACAAGGTGAAGCTGCGCCCGGTCGAGGGGGTGTCGTGA
- a CDS encoding ABC transporter substrate-binding protein: MRLRRTSALAVAAALLFSAACSTSNPGANSTNEGVLNVGMPNGPQTENNNPFLNTSAASSLGYRRLLFEPLAMVNETKPADKAKPWLATEWEWSDNFHKLSLTIRDGATWSDGKPLTAEDVAFTFELLKKNPGLNVDSVPYDTITASGSKVEVGFPRSQFVNQKKILEQLIVPKHIWSTIENPSTDTLKNPVGSGPYTLKTFTPQTVTLTVRDSYWQELPKVKEVRYTSYSDNNAQTTALATGAAEWSFVFIPNYEAVYTSKDPEHYKLYFPPVLGIHGLWFNTKVAPWDNAALRRAVNMVINRDDIFTQGEAGYFYPKVDNITGIPTPAGDSYIAPEFKSKIVNVDVDGAKKELAAAGFTFQGEKLVDPTGKPVTLKMTVPSGWSDYVTNLEIIKDNVSKIGIEATVDLPNADAWSKALDTGDFQAALHWTNNGPTPYDIYENIMNGALYKPIGEGGINGNYGRYENPEATALLNEYANAADDAARTAALHKIQQIHVRDMPVAITSAANAGGQYSTKNWVGWPDESNQYAPLQPTLENALDVVLHLKPAA; this comes from the coding sequence ATGCGACTCAGGCGAACGTCCGCCCTCGCCGTCGCGGCAGCACTGCTGTTCTCGGCAGCCTGTTCGACCTCGAACCCCGGCGCGAACAGCACGAACGAAGGCGTGCTGAACGTCGGCATGCCGAACGGTCCGCAGACCGAGAACAACAACCCGTTCCTGAACACGTCCGCGGCCAGCTCGCTCGGCTACCGCCGGCTGCTCTTCGAGCCGCTGGCCATGGTCAACGAGACCAAGCCGGCGGACAAGGCCAAGCCGTGGCTGGCGACGGAGTGGGAGTGGTCGGACAACTTCCACAAGTTGAGCCTGACCATCCGCGACGGCGCGACGTGGTCGGACGGCAAGCCGCTGACCGCCGAGGACGTGGCGTTCACCTTCGAGCTGCTGAAGAAGAACCCCGGCCTGAACGTCGACTCCGTGCCCTACGACACGATCACCGCGTCGGGCAGCAAGGTCGAGGTCGGCTTCCCGAGGTCGCAGTTCGTCAACCAGAAGAAGATCCTCGAGCAGCTGATCGTGCCCAAGCACATCTGGTCGACGATCGAGAACCCGAGCACGGACACGCTCAAGAACCCCGTCGGCAGCGGCCCGTACACGCTCAAGACGTTCACGCCGCAGACCGTCACGCTGACCGTGCGCGACTCGTACTGGCAGGAACTGCCGAAGGTCAAGGAGGTCCGCTACACCTCCTACAGCGACAACAACGCGCAGACCACCGCGCTGGCCACCGGCGCGGCCGAGTGGAGCTTCGTGTTCATCCCGAACTACGAGGCCGTCTACACCTCGAAGGACCCGGAGCACTACAAGCTCTACTTCCCGCCGGTGCTCGGCATCCACGGCCTGTGGTTCAACACCAAGGTCGCGCCGTGGGACAACGCCGCGCTGCGCCGCGCGGTCAACATGGTGATCAACCGCGACGACATCTTCACCCAGGGCGAGGCCGGGTACTTCTACCCGAAGGTCGACAACATCACCGGCATCCCGACGCCCGCCGGCGACTCCTACATCGCGCCGGAGTTCAAGAGCAAGATCGTCAACGTCGACGTCGACGGCGCGAAGAAGGAACTGGCCGCGGCCGGCTTCACGTTCCAGGGCGAGAAGCTGGTGGACCCGACGGGCAAGCCCGTCACGCTGAAGATGACCGTGCCGTCCGGCTGGTCGGACTACGTGACGAACCTCGAGATCATCAAGGACAACGTGTCCAAGATCGGCATCGAGGCGACCGTCGACCTGCCGAACGCCGACGCGTGGAGCAAGGCGCTGGACACCGGTGACTTCCAGGCCGCGCTGCACTGGACCAACAACGGTCCGACGCCGTACGACATCTACGAGAACATCATGAACGGCGCGCTGTACAAGCCGATCGGCGAGGGCGGCATCAACGGCAACTACGGCCGTTACGAGAACCCCGAGGCGACCGCGCTGCTCAACGAGTACGCCAACGCCGCCGACGACGCGGCGCGCACCGCGGCGCTGCACAAGATCCAGCAGATCCACGTGCGCGACATGCCGGTCGCCATCACCTCCGCGGCCAACGCGGGCGGCCAGTACAGCACGAAGAACTGGGTGGGCTGGCCCGACGAGTCCAACCAGTACGCGCCGCTGCAGCCCACGCTGGAGAACGCGCTCGACGTCGTCCTGCACCTGAAGCCGGCCGCATGA
- a CDS encoding beta-glucosidase family protein → MDEPDLGLLVDKLDVTRKVRLLTGAAGWRTHDEPDIGLRSVVVSDGPIGVRGQGWDERSTSLALPSPTALAATWDVDLVRRLGVLLAAEARRKGVDVLLAPTLNLHRSPFAGRHFECYSEDPLLTARIGAAYITGVQSGGVAATAKHYVANDSETERMTLDADVDERTLHEVYLVPFEAAVEAGVWVVMSAYNGVNGVTMSESPLLDEPLKGSWVFDGLVVSDWGAIRSTAPSARAAQDLAMPGPESPWNDLAAAVENGEVPESALDLKVERLLRLASRVGALNGGTSRKPQVDAPLDLLREAVAAGTVLLRNDGVLPLAPGVKIAVLGPNAATARIQGGGSAGVYPESVVSFVDGLEEVAEVVHTAGVRLQDRPAPLTTANARHPHHGEPGVLVRLLDADGAELSAEHRFLGRVLEVPLVDGARTIEVHAKLDVDVTGEWTISVAGFGRLTVDLDGTRLVDEDVPLDTDDPAVIHLTPPYRQATAHLEAGTAVDLVARRELRENTGTATVLAADPPRLSDADELARAVGLARTSDVAVVVVGTTDEIESEGFDRTSLALPGRQDELVRAVRAVNDRTVVVVNSGGPVELPWRDEVAAVLLTWFPGQEAGHGLADVLLGVREPGGRLPTTWPAAQQDVPVSNVQPDHGVLRYDEGLHVGYRAWHRAGTAPAYWFGHGLGYTTWAYETVTATESGVRVRLRNTGNRPGREVVQVYVTRPTSTIDRPDRWLAAWTTTAAAPGETVEVDIDIPERAYQHWTTTGWTTEPGHFTLLVGPSSATTPLTLQHHP, encoded by the coding sequence GTGGACGAGCCGGATCTGGGTCTGCTGGTCGACAAGTTGGACGTGACGCGCAAGGTCCGGCTGCTGACCGGCGCCGCGGGGTGGCGGACGCACGACGAACCGGACATCGGCCTGCGGTCCGTCGTGGTGTCGGACGGGCCGATCGGCGTGCGCGGCCAGGGGTGGGACGAGCGCAGCACGTCGCTGGCCCTGCCCTCTCCCACCGCGCTGGCCGCCACCTGGGACGTCGACCTGGTGCGCCGGCTGGGCGTGCTGCTGGCGGCCGAGGCGCGGCGCAAGGGCGTCGACGTGCTGCTCGCGCCCACCCTCAACCTGCACCGCTCGCCGTTCGCCGGCCGGCACTTCGAGTGCTACTCCGAAGACCCGCTGCTCACCGCGCGCATCGGCGCCGCCTACATCACCGGCGTGCAGAGCGGCGGGGTGGCCGCCACCGCCAAGCACTACGTGGCCAACGACTCCGAGACCGAACGCATGACGCTGGACGCCGACGTCGACGAACGCACCCTGCACGAGGTGTACCTGGTCCCGTTCGAGGCCGCCGTCGAAGCCGGCGTGTGGGTCGTCATGTCGGCCTACAACGGCGTCAACGGCGTCACCATGTCGGAGAGCCCGCTGCTCGACGAGCCGTTGAAGGGCTCCTGGGTCTTCGACGGCCTGGTCGTCTCCGACTGGGGCGCGATCCGGTCCACCGCGCCGTCCGCGCGCGCCGCCCAGGACCTCGCCATGCCCGGCCCCGAGAGCCCGTGGAACGACCTGGCCGCCGCCGTCGAGAACGGCGAGGTGCCGGAGAGCGCGCTGGACCTGAAGGTCGAACGACTGCTCCGCCTGGCCTCCAGGGTCGGCGCCCTCAACGGCGGCACCTCCCGAAAACCCCAGGTCGACGCCCCCTTGGACCTGCTGCGCGAAGCCGTGGCCGCCGGCACCGTGCTGCTGCGCAACGACGGCGTCCTCCCGTTGGCGCCCGGCGTGAAGATCGCCGTCCTCGGCCCCAACGCCGCCACCGCCCGCATCCAGGGCGGCGGCAGCGCGGGCGTCTACCCCGAGTCGGTCGTGTCGTTCGTGGACGGCCTCGAAGAGGTCGCCGAGGTCGTGCACACCGCCGGCGTCCGCCTCCAGGACCGCCCCGCGCCCCTGACCACCGCCAACGCCCGGCACCCGCACCACGGCGAGCCCGGCGTGCTGGTCCGCCTCCTCGACGCCGACGGCGCGGAGCTGTCCGCCGAGCACCGCTTCCTCGGCCGCGTCCTGGAGGTGCCGCTGGTCGACGGCGCCCGCACCATCGAGGTCCACGCCAAGCTCGACGTGGACGTGACCGGCGAGTGGACGATCTCCGTCGCCGGCTTCGGCCGCCTCACCGTCGACCTGGACGGCACCCGCCTGGTGGACGAAGACGTCCCGCTCGACACCGACGACCCGGCCGTCATCCACCTGACCCCGCCGTACCGGCAGGCCACCGCGCACCTCGAAGCGGGCACCGCGGTCGACCTCGTCGCCCGCCGTGAGCTGCGTGAGAACACCGGCACCGCGACCGTCCTGGCGGCCGACCCGCCACGCCTGAGCGACGCCGACGAACTGGCCCGCGCCGTCGGCCTGGCCCGCACCAGCGACGTCGCCGTGGTCGTCGTCGGCACCACGGACGAGATCGAGAGCGAGGGCTTCGACCGCACGTCACTGGCCCTGCCGGGACGCCAGGACGAGCTGGTGCGCGCGGTCCGCGCGGTGAACGACCGGACGGTGGTCGTCGTCAACTCCGGCGGCCCGGTCGAGCTGCCGTGGCGCGACGAGGTGGCCGCCGTGCTGCTGACCTGGTTCCCGGGCCAGGAAGCCGGCCACGGTCTCGCCGACGTGCTGCTCGGCGTCCGCGAACCGGGCGGCCGGCTACCGACGACCTGGCCCGCCGCGCAGCAGGACGTGCCGGTGTCGAACGTCCAACCGGACCACGGCGTCCTCCGTTACGACGAGGGCCTCCACGTGGGCTACCGCGCCTGGCACCGTGCCGGGACCGCCCCGGCCTACTGGTTCGGCCACGGCCTCGGCTACACCACGTGGGCCTACGAAACCGTCACCGCCACCGAGTCCGGCGTCCGCGTCCGCCTCCGCAACACGGGCAACCGCCCGGGCCGCGAGGTCGTGCAGGTCTACGTGACGCGGCCGACCAGCACGATCGACCGCCCCGACCGCTGGCTAGCCGCCTGGACCACCACCGCCGCCGCCCCCGGCGAAACCGTCGAGGTCGACATCGACATCCCCGAACGCGCCTACCAACACTGGACCACCACCGGCTGGACCACCGAACCAGGCCACTTCACCCTCCTGGTCGGCCCCTCCTCCGCCACCACACCCCTCACCCTCCAACACCACCCCTGA
- a CDS encoding LacI family DNA-binding transcriptional regulator → MSRSPTTPPTLEDVARVAGVSRATVSRVINGTRNVDRKIQEVVRAAIDQTGYAPNRAARSLVTKRAGTIALVVSGAGEPGDEDAFAARVFSDPFFGRVASGVLGFLRTRGVHPVLMVADTEAAREDVLSFLRQGSADGALLVSTHAEDPLPARLVEAELPAVLFARPARPVPISYVDLDHQAGAKLAADHLVGRGCTQVATIAGPLDVPASQDRLTGFRDAMARHGFPYVPIAEGGFTSGSGEAAMERLLAEHPGIDGVFAANDLMAQGALMVLHKHRRLVPEEVALVGFDDSSPALACRPRLTTVRQPVEDMAAGMSRLLLDHVEEPGLRPRSVIFEPALVVRDSA, encoded by the coding sequence ATGAGCAGATCGCCGACGACCCCGCCGACGTTGGAAGACGTGGCGCGGGTCGCCGGCGTGTCCCGCGCCACCGTCTCCCGCGTCATCAACGGCACCCGCAACGTCGACCGCAAGATCCAGGAGGTCGTCCGCGCCGCCATCGACCAGACGGGCTACGCGCCCAACCGGGCCGCCCGTTCCCTGGTCACGAAGCGCGCGGGGACGATCGCCTTGGTGGTCTCCGGCGCGGGCGAACCGGGTGACGAGGACGCGTTCGCCGCCCGCGTGTTCTCCGACCCGTTCTTCGGGCGTGTGGCCAGCGGCGTGCTGGGCTTCCTGCGCACGCGTGGCGTGCACCCCGTGCTCATGGTGGCCGACACGGAAGCGGCCCGTGAGGACGTCCTGTCGTTCCTCCGCCAGGGCAGCGCGGACGGGGCGCTGCTCGTCTCGACCCACGCCGAGGACCCGCTGCCCGCCCGCCTGGTCGAAGCCGAGCTGCCGGCCGTGCTGTTCGCGCGCCCGGCCCGGCCGGTGCCGATCAGCTACGTCGACCTCGACCACCAGGCCGGCGCGAAGCTCGCCGCCGACCACCTGGTGGGTCGCGGCTGCACGCAGGTCGCGACGATCGCCGGCCCGTTGGACGTGCCCGCGTCCCAGGACCGGCTGACCGGGTTCCGCGATGCCATGGCGCGGCACGGTTTCCCGTACGTCCCGATCGCCGAGGGCGGGTTCACCTCGGGCAGCGGCGAGGCCGCGATGGAACGGCTGCTGGCCGAGCACCCCGGCATCGACGGCGTGTTCGCGGCCAACGACCTGATGGCGCAGGGCGCGTTGATGGTGCTGCACAAGCACCGCCGGCTCGTGCCGGAGGAGGTCGCGCTGGTGGGTTTCGACGACAGCAGCCCGGCGCTGGCCTGCCGTCCGCGGTTGACCACGGTGCGGCAGCCGGTGGAGGACATGGCGGCCGGGATGTCCCGGTTGCTGCTGGACCACGTCGAGGAACCGGGACTGCGCCCCAGGTCCGTCATCTTCGAACCGGCTCTCGTGGTGCGGGACTCCGCCTGA